A region of Lepeophtheirus salmonis chromosome 13, UVic_Lsal_1.4, whole genome shotgun sequence DNA encodes the following proteins:
- the LOC121128092 gene encoding uncharacterized protein, translating to MSSASSPISSQPLTSGIENLNLECGGSTTETKPKKQTHSKNLGAIPKSYSCSAVSSTPPTTPRTKKKRRSNAIKNKPIGISKVASYSTPELIRKPHVLPQTDYSMSCLLPPEPIPDLGRFNSLLNSPLPRRDKRRSCSENKENSTSAFSSFGEINFEDENTDEDADDLNIAAMPVESGSRPKLIWKSLTKSGSIKKCILVDGIVDGGRPKVGDIVLVKCQGKLKDGRVIDDYPNLVFHVGDYEVVEGLDLAVQSMFKNELSIISVKPDMAYGNYGRKHDVPAGARMTYLFGLLHFEKEKDIKCLTWAQRRKSGQSRMRLANWWYQRKEYPIAVKCYKKALQFYNDIPTNQECSNPEEYKELLQLMEERLRVMRQVANIFKRIANLIQSGQINS from the coding sequence ATGTCCTCTGCGTCATCCCCCATTTCTTCTCAACCTCTCACTTCCgggattgaaaatttaaatctaGAATGTGGAGGATCCACCACGGAAACGAAACCCAAAAAACAGACTCATTCCAAAAACTTGGGAGCAATTCCCAAAAGTTATTCCTGTTCTGCTGTTAGCTCAACACCACCTACTACTCCTCGAACTAAAAAGAAACGTCGAAGcaatgcaataaaaaataaacccattGGCATTAGTAAAGTTGCCTCTTACTCAACGCCTGAGCTTATTCGAAAGCCACATGTGCTTCCTCAAACGGACTATTCAATGTCTTGTCTCCTTCCTCCTGAGCCCATACCAGATCTCGGGAGATTTAACTCGTTACTGAATAGTCCCCTACCACGAAGGGATAAAAGACGCAGTTGctcagaaaataaagaaaacagtaCGAGTGCTTTTTCATCCTTTGGTGAAATTAATTTCGAAGACGAAAATACGGACGAAGATGCTGATGATTTAAACATTGCAGCGATGCCGGTTGAATCCGGAAGTAGACCGAAATTAATATGGAAAAGTCTTACAAAAAGTGGCTCGATTAAAAAGTGTATTCTTGTTGATGGGATCGTTGATGGCGGAAGGCCCAAGGTTGGGGATATTGTATTAGTTAAATGTCAAGGAAAGTTAAAGGATGGAAGGGTAATTGATGATTATCCCAATTTGGTTTTCCATGTAGGAGACTATGAAGTCGTTGAAGGTCTTGACTTAGCGGTACAATCCATGTTTAAGAATGAATTGTCTATTATTAGCGTGAAGCCTGATATGGCTTATGGAAATTATGGAAGGAAGCATGATGTTCCTGCCGGTGCAAGAATGACCTACCTTTTTGgtcttcttcattttgaaaaggaaaaagacATCAAATGTTTAACTTGGGCTCAAAGAAGAAAATCTGGTCAGAGTCGAATGCGACTTGCAAATTGGTGGTATCAAAGGAAGGAATATCCCATTGCTGTTAAATGCTATAAAAAAGCTCTTCAATTCTACAATGATATCCCCACTAATCAGGAATGCTCAAATCCAGAGGAGTATAAGGAGTTATTACAGCTCATGGAAGAAAGACTCCGGGTAATGAGACAAGTTGCGAATATTTTCAAACGAATAGCCAACCTTATTCAATCGGGGCAAATCAATTCTTAA
- the amrt gene encoding TM2 domain-containing protein 2, whose protein sequence is MIQIIVLTLLCWLIGLSSSSECVFLENEGPDWKSPALKKSDCPCFHAHTDPEDPLCSSPLSSKNPLSPLVPCSHLPEDFIVCNPPLDLEGNTTAHESLGYGCLSFGGQRYHEVEKTKVCCRTIDCIECRGNRTFLRDGFPCIKYSHYYFLTTLLYSILLGFLGLDRFCLGKTGTAVGKLLTLGGLGVWWVVDIVLLITGELIPEDGSNWVPNV, encoded by the coding sequence ATGATCCAGATTATTGTTCTCACTCTACTTTGTTGGTTAATTGGATTGAGTTCCTCTTCTGAGTGTGTATTTCTGGAGAATGAAGGGCCAGACTGGAAAAGCCCCGCACTGAAGAAGTCGGATTGCCCTTGTTTTCACGCTCATACGGATCCAGAAGATCCCCTCTGCTCCTCCCCACTCTCATCCAAGAATCCGCTCTCTCCTCTCGTTCCCTGCTCACATCTTCCTGAGGACTTTATCGTCTGCAATCCGCCCTTGGATTTGGAGGGCAACACGACTGCCCATGAATCCCTAGGCTACGGCTGTCTATCCTTTGGCGGACAACGGTATCACGAGGTTGAGAAGACGAAGGTGTGCTGTCGGACCATTGATTGCATTGAATGCCGTGGTAATCGCACATTCCTTCGAGACGGATTCCCCTGCATCAAGTACTCTCACTACTATTTCCTCACGACGCTCCTCTATTCCATTCTTTTGGGATTCCTTGGCCTGGATCGCTTTTGCTTAGGGAAAACAGGGACTGCAGTCGGAAAGCTACTTACTCTGGGTGGACTTGGAGTTTGGTGGGTCGTGGACATCGTTCTTCTCATCACAGGAGAACTTATACCTGAGGACGGCTCCAATTGGGTTCCCAACGTGTAA